The Mytilus edulis chromosome 12, xbMytEdul2.2, whole genome shotgun sequence genome contains a region encoding:
- the LOC139499438 gene encoding kelch domain-containing protein 9-like, with translation MASSMSSGKHLLADWEIFCPIGPSLAFHVGACIGRFLYVHGGRVDRNSIEASNKLHCLNFDTMIWNEVRVPGSPALSHHACVTIDDRYLLLIGGWDGKARTSKVFIFDTLECKWLYPSSEGFPSDAGLSSHTATLLNNGKVLVLGREGPLRMQPDDKKHGNAYMLTGSVESGKFIYSEYSRATESRSGHTTNFIGPRLYVLGGRNDELLEVHSGYRSGSPDNEKAAESFKRIIRRLKPMDKMPGGRRHHIALESSGAILIHGGETFDGRSKIGKPVGDMFIMTDKPSINFYKIGESKIGRSGHICCVTKDENILIHGGFGHKIIHGDTRWLDFRV, from the coding sequence gTCGATTTCTGTATGTCCATGGAGGTCGGGTAGACAGAAACAGCATAGAGGCTTCAAACAAGTTACACTGCTTGAACTTTGACACCATGATCTGGAACGAGGTCCGGGTACCAGGAAGTCCGGCACTAAGTCATCATGCATGTGTTACCATTGACGACAGATACCTGCTCCTGATTGGTGGTTGGGATGGGAAGGCGAGGACATCAAAAGTCTTTATATTTGACACTTTAGAATGTAAATGGTTATATCCATCATCTGAGGGGTTTCCATCTGATGCAGGGTTGAGTTCACATACAGCAACACTGTTAAATAACGGTAAAGTTCTAGTCCTTGGTCGTGAAGGTCCGTTACGCATGCAACCAGATGATAAAAAACATGGTAATGCTTACATGTTAACTGGTAGTGTAGAATCTGGAAAATTTATTTACTCAGAATACAGCCGCGCCACAGAATCTAGGTCAGGTCATACAACAAATTTCATTGGTCCTAGATTATACGTACTTGGGGGTCGAAATGATGAACTTCTGGAAGTTCACAGCGGTTACAGAAGTGGGTCACCTGATAATGAAAAAGCAGCAGAATCATTTAAAAGAATCATCAGAAGGCTTAAACCTATGGATAAAATGCCAGGTGGACGCAGGCATCACATAGCTCTAGAATCTTCTGGTGCCATACTCATACATGGAGGGGAAACATTTGATGGGAGAAGTAAAATTGGGAAACCAGTTGGGGATATGTTCATCATGACGGACAAGCCTAgtattaatttttacaaaataggcGAGAGTAAAATTGGGCGTTCTGGCCATATTTGTTGTGTAACCAAGGATGAAAATATTCTGATACACGGTGGCTTTGGTCATAAAATCATCCATGGTGATACTAGATGGTTAGACTTTAGAGTATAG